Within the Platichthys flesus chromosome 8, fPlaFle2.1, whole genome shotgun sequence genome, the region GATACATTTTAATACTATAAATGATACATGATGAAGACGATGTTGAACATTTCAGATGAAGATGGAGACCTGGTGGCGTTTTCCTCTGATGATGAACTGACTATGGGTTTGTCGTGTATGAAGGACAACACCTTCCGCCTCTTCATCAAAGGTACATGCACCTTGTTCAGGTCTATGAGAAAAGattgtgatctgtgaatatgggtTATACAAATATCGTGATTGATGATTGATGTGAAATACTCAACCCAAAAGTCACCTGTTTATACCACATGACTAGTGTATGTGAATAGTCATGTGATCTATATTTGTAAGATATTAATCATCTATAATCGTAACAACCAATAATAATTGCTTTTAATAATCAGGTTAATTAAAATTGTCAGTGTATCtgatttaataaagttttatttacatatttttttagaGAAAAAGGAGCACCGTCGAGACTTTCCTCTCCACGCCTTCCCCCCCTTCACCTTtgccccacctcctccccaccATGCCCCTCCCCCTCATCTGGCCCCGCCCCCAGCTCTGCACCCTAACGTCACCTGTGACGGCTGTGAAGGTCCCGTGATGGGAACTCGTTTCAAGTGCTCGGTTTGTCCGAACTACGACCTCTGTTCCACCTGCCAGGCCAAAGGGACGCACACCGAGCACGCTCTGCTGCCCATCTGGCACCCGCTGCAGGTgaggtgcatcatgggaaagaaATAACATCGAACTCTTGAttcttaatgttttattttgaatgtttcTACTATGGTGGTCACGTCGGTGTGActttaaccaccagggggcagcagctGACTTTACATCAACTGTCTGTCACTCATAGCATGACTACTAAGTTAACACTTAAGTAATAATTATTGCTTAGTCATTATAAGTAaagtttaattatttctttacaGAGAGACCATTTTTTCtcgtctgtttttcttttgtcgaTTCTATTTAAAGTCAAAATGATCACTTTGAAAAAATGAGAAGGAAAAAACGTGACCTGATCCACAATGATGAACCTGATCCAGACTGATCCAGAACGTTTGTGAGAACagttctttctctgtctctcagcagtGGTTTCCTCGGGGGATGTTTAATAAACTTCATAATATGAAGAGGCTTAGATGCATGTGGAACCAGTCCCAGGGTCAGAACCAGGACCAGACCCATAACCAGGACCAGACCGAGGACCGGGACCAAACCCAGGACCAGACCCAGGACCATATCCAGGACCAGGAACAGCCTTCTGACTGTGGTCAGTGTCAGAACCAGCGATCTAATCAATATTGATGATAATGACCATTGGGACCTTAATGACCTCTGCCCTCTGTCCGCAGCTTCTCAGGCCAGTGTGGACTTCCTGAAGAACATCGGGGAAGGAGTGGCGGCCATGTTGAGCCCGCTGGGTGAGTGATGTCACCATTCACACTTGAGACTAAAGCTTTTCTGATTGGTTCTCACTCAGGAAGTGCTGTCATGTGTGATGTCAGGTATTGACGTGGACATCGATGTGGAGCACGAGGGTCAGAGGTCGAAGGTGAAAACTTGTCAGAGTTCAGATGGGTGTGGTGACGTGGAGATGGACGGAGTCGGCAgcgaggggtcaaaggtcagtccTTCAAAAACAGCTGCGCTTTGAGTCGGGTTCAGACGTGTTGACCCGACTCCATCTGCTGATTCATCACTAACAGAAAATACATCGATTCATTATTCAACAGACACTGAGAGCACATTATATTCGGCTGATTAGTCAGTATCATCATAATATTTAGATCAGATAAGTCCAGACCAGGATCACATGTTCACAGGATTTTACtctttatacattatatataataacataatagATATTAACTCTGAGGATTCCTGAATCATTCTTGAAAAATAACGGACTTGGTTCACGTTCAGACCCGGATATTGAAGTGACTGTGTGGTTTTCAGATTGGTAGAGAATCTGATGAGGAGTGGACTCACCTCAGCCCCAGAGAGGTTGACCCCTCCACTGGAGAACTTCAGTCCCTGCAGCCTGGGGACCAGGAACAGGACCAGGACCCCCTTTCAGAAGGAAAGCAGGGTCCAACCGGTTTGAGGGAAGCCGCTCTGTATCCTCACCTGCCTCAAGGTGAGACCACATTCTGCTCAAGTGTCTGATTGGTCTTTATGAccctgctgacctctgacccctcccTCACCAGAGGCGGACCCCCGTCTGATCGAGTCTCTGTCCCTCATGTTGTCCATGGGCTTCAATGACGAGGGGGGGTGGTTGACTCGACTCCTTCAGGCCAAAGACTTTGACATTGGAGCCGCACTCGACGCCATCCAGTACGCCAAGAAGCCCCGCCCACCTCAACCGTGATAGTGCCTTGCATTGTGATGTAATCACTGACATCACCTGTTCTGAATCAATGGCATAACTACAAATCATTTATTCTCTAGCCTACGATTATCTGTCAGATGATTTCTGTTATTCATAAGTTGAAATGGTTAATCAATACTTAAACTCTCTGATTAGTTTGTTTTGGGATAAtctcaacaataaaaacatgaagaactGAAGGTctggatttttttaatcagctaattttaataattttttaaatacaatatttgtaTTGATCAGACAGAAATATATCTTATCGATGACAGCAACCTGAAACTATTCAGGTTTTGTCATTCATTAAAgagaataacaataacaacaacaacaaagttaaATCGTTAAGTTTAATTATTCTTATTAAAACTCGTCATTGTCACAGCTGAAATCATCTTCAGTCTCAAAcagggaggaaacaggaagtagtgGGCGGGAGCTGGTGATGATGTCACCACAGGACAGAGATGTGTCCCCACCAACTTGTTGACACACCCCATTGACAACTGGGTCACGTgactcctgcagctcagagtcaCAACCGAGGAAACAAGTCCCCCTCGAAAAATGACCACAAATCAATTTGTTCTCATTTGGTGACCTGGAACGGGCCCGGCTGGACTCGGGGGCCCGGCTGGACTCGGGGGCCCGGCTGGACTCGGGGGCCCGGCTGGTTCTGGCTGATGGTTTCTCAGGGTTCCTGCAGAACTTTGAAAGGGAAGGACGGAAAGTCCAACGTTGATAattaacagaaacaaataaaatcgaAGTTCAACAACCATAGaaaaacttaattaaaaaaagagtaTGTTATCAATCATTTGAGTTCAAATCAGGTTATTATGTGGAAATGATTAaggacacaaaaaaataaatcaatggatCCAAAAGATCCACATTAGTCCAGAACCACCTTATTAATTCACATCTGTTGGTTCTAGATCCATCGGACTCAGCATCAACAAGCAGAACAAGTGTTGGTTAAACCTGTTGGTGATGTCATCATCGTACCTGCTCGGGTgaatctcttctcctcctgtcggaaaacagaggtcaaaggtctttctataaatatatttatatatatttactcatttAACTTTGTAAACCATAACATTTTCAACCTTTTGTACAACAACACCCCTAACCCTAGTCTTGTACAGTACAGTTTACTTCCAGTCACTCATTCATAATCTATGGGTTGCACTTTTTTTCGACGACCGTCCTAACTGTGATTTTATAAACGGAGTTTGAATTCCATACAGCAGCtctacattttgttttcttttaataaacaaCGTCGCACCTGTCAGTCATGTTGTTGCCATGCAGCTGCTGGTCCTCCTCTAGCTCCGCCTCCTCAGGTGTTGCCATGTATTTGCTCCAGCGACTCACCTGAGTCTGTGTCACGGTCACCTGTCACAGCAGAGTTCAAAACCTGCTACctgttgacgtgtgtgtgtgtgtgtgtttgtgtacctggtGGTTTTTCCCCTCCTCAGGTTCcctgtaacaaaca harbors:
- the sqstm1 gene encoding sequestosome-1 isoform X1 encodes the protein MSVVTVKIYLLGKDEAVREIRRFTMNQDVSFDQLNKKTASVFTSLKNFNMFYRDEDGDLVAFSSDDELTMGLSCMKDNTFRLFIKEKKEHRRDFPLHAFPPFTFAPPPPHHAPPPHLAPPPALHPNVTCDGCEGPVMGTRFKCSVCPNYDLCSTCQAKGTHTEHALLPIWHPLQQWFPRGMFNKLHNMKRLRCMWNQSQGQNQDQTHNQDQTEDRDQTQDQTQDHIQDQEQPSDCASQASVDFLKNIGEGVAAMLSPLGIDVDIDVEHEGQRSKVKTCQSSDGCGDVEMDGVGSEGSKIGRESDEEWTHLSPREVDPSTGELQSLQPGDQEQDQDPLSEGKQGPTGLREAALYPHLPQEADPRLIESLSLMLSMGFNDEGGWLTRLLQAKDFDIGAALDAIQYAKKPRPPQP
- the sqstm1 gene encoding sequestosome-1 isoform X2; protein product: MSVVTVKIYLLGKDEAVREIRRFTMNQDVSFDQLNKKTASVFTSLKNFNMFYRDEDGDLVAFSSDDELTMGLSCMKDNTFRLFIKEKKEHRRDFPLHAFPPFTFAPPPPHHAPPPHLAPPPALHPNVTCDGCEGPVMGTRFKCSVCPNYDLCSTCQAKGTHTEHALLPIWHPLQWFPRGMFNKLHNMKRLRCMWNQSQGQNQDQTHNQDQTEDRDQTQDQTQDHIQDQEQPSDCASQASVDFLKNIGEGVAAMLSPLGIDVDIDVEHEGQRSKVKTCQSSDGCGDVEMDGVGSEGSKIGRESDEEWTHLSPREVDPSTGELQSLQPGDQEQDQDPLSEGKQGPTGLREAALYPHLPQEADPRLIESLSLMLSMGFNDEGGWLTRLLQAKDFDIGAALDAIQYAKKPRPPQP
- the mrnip gene encoding MRN complex-interacting protein translates to MVQEFHVVRCFSCEKFQVQQVKKATRWTCKVCGEKQSLLKEFGRGSGPDCRRHVQKLNSMVGEQEESPWEPEEGKNHQVTVTQTQVSRWSKYMATPEEAELEEDQQLHGNNMTDRRRRDSPEQFCRNPEKPSARTSRAPESSRAPESSRAPESSRARSRSPNENKLICGHFSRGTCFLGCDSELQESRDPVVNGVCQQVGGDTSLSCGDIITSSRPLLPVSSLFETEDDFSCDNDEF